TTTCGTAAATGTAGGCAGGGGTGATAAAGCCTATAaaagcatcaattaatatgtctatTATGTATGGTAACCATGAGATCAGAAATGCTACCACCGTGACCCCTAGGGTTTTGGctgcttttctctctctcctggcCACTCTGGCTTTGTAATTCTCTGAAGATGATTCTGTTTCACTACTACCCATACTGGTTTCAATTTTTATAGCTTGTTGCTTAGCTACCATAAAAATATTACTATATAGAATGACTATAATGAGGGTAGGTATAAAGAATAACAGAAAATCTATCAAAACCCAATCTTGATTGACAACAATTTGACAGCCACCTACACAGTTAAGTGCACTTACTAAGTTTTCCATACCATCATCACTGATACCTGTATAGAACACGGCACCACTGTACACCAGGGGTAAGATCCAGGAAATGCAGATGCAAATTCCTGACACAGATACTGTGAACTTGAAGGGATAGACCAGAGGGTAGGTAACAGCAATGTACCTGTCGATGGAGATGAAGCACAGGTGGAAGAGAGAAGAGTAGCAAAATGCCACATCACAGCAACTGTGAAAGGTGCAAAATTTGGCTCCAAAGTACCAGCAGGTCTCCACGGACCTGACCATGCTGAAGGGCATCACAGTCACTCCCACCAAAAAGTCAGCACAGGCCAGAGAGGCGATGAGGAAATTGGTTGGAGAGTGCAGCTGCTTGAAGTAGAGAACAGAAGTCATCACCAGCAGGTTTCCCAGCACAGCCAGCACAGCCCCAAAGCCAAACACTGCATAGAGAATCACCCGGGGCCCTGGAGAGTAGGGAGTTTTAATACAGGACCCATTCAGGTTCTCATAGAAAAGCTGCAAAACTGGTTGGGAAAAGTTGCTTGTCATGTTTTGCAATTTGATGCTTGTGGTATTTCTCCCTTCTGTggtaggaaatatttattttgcgtcctgaaaattaaaaagaatcaaaCTGCATATCTGAGCAACTACCTAGGAATCTTGCCTCAGAGTGTatcatttttccattttatttatgaagaaagttaaataaatgttaaaactcAAAAAACCATTCTCTCTTTAATCATATAGTTATTTCTGTCTAAACTGCCTAGTTAATCCCAAATCTACTGTGAATTTTCATCAGCCTAGGAATCACATTATGTGAATAATTGAAGAAATTTTGCTACTCAAATACCTGGTTCTTTACACCTGTGAAGCTCTTACTTGCAAAGGATAATTACATATAATGACATATTTGAGAAGTCACCTTTTATTAGGTTTGCATCTCCCAGGATGCTTTAGGAAGTGAGCCAATCAGGTTCACTCATCCTAAATCCCCCCCCACAAGAAATCCCTACAGTGTAAGGTGTGAATCATGAAAGGAAACTTACTTTTGATGATTCTAATTAATAAGTTCTTCTGTAAAACATGTTTCACTGTGCTCTGCTAATTTCTAGAAGCATTTCTGATTTTCATAACAAAAAGATTTCTTCAAATTCAACTGCCCCAACATAGCTTAACCCAATATTTTACAATATCATTACCTATTATTATTTGCAAGTGTGTCCACATAATTTGCAAAACTCcatgcaaaataaaaattaataagggAAAAGAAACATTTTCAAAAATGCAGAAAAAATTTGTCATGAAAATTTCTGAAGTATAAACcctttttcttaaatttataGCCTTTCTTAACCTGTCAATTTGCTATTTGCTGTGTAAAGTCCCATCTCCTTGAGTACAAAAATTTTTGTGGGGTAAGTAAAGAATATCACAGTTGTCTGAATGCCCTACCCCCAGCATGCATGTGACCCACCCACTACTAGGTTTCCCTCTTGTCAGTCTCTGAGCCAATATACCAAGGCCAGGATCAGGGGAAAGAAGATAACTTAGGCATCTTTCTTACTCTTGGACTTGTCACTAAACCAAAGGCAGAGAGGTGACCCCCTCACCCCAAGAAACTGCAATCTTCAAACCAGAAAGAACTTGATACCTGCACTGTGATGGTAAGTGACTTAGCCCTGCTAAGATACCCATTAAAGAGTTATGAATCTACAAGCCTGAGATGGGAACAGTAGCCTGTGCCTAGAGCTGAGACTTCAGAGGGAACTCCTCACCACAACTTTCTCCATCTGGTAACTGGACCTCTGCAAGGGTGGTAAGAAAGTGGCAAGGTGgccaggaaaggaaaaagatttggGTGCTATGAAGTGGAGATGCAGGTAAACAAGAATCCATCAGGAAGCAGGGGGTATGGTGTAGGGCAAGACCATGGGTAATTGGAGGTTTCAAGCATCTAGTACATACTTTGTTGTCCCTTTGGATTTCATCAAACAATACACAAATTCAAAGACAAAATTGCTAAGACATTCAAGCTGCGTGTGGTGACACATACCTGTGatgccagctactcaggaagcaggagaactgaaagttcaaagccagcctgagccacTTAGTATGacccttctcaaaagaaaaagagttggtggtgcagctcagtggcagagaggctCCCCAGCATGCCTGAGGCTTTGCGTtcactactgaaaaaaaaatttaagacaaCAACTATATACTTCAAATCCCAATCATAAGGTTCTAAACCTCTGCACTAATTGCATAGCCAGAGAACCATCCTGCCTACTTCATTTCACATATTAAATATTCTATTTGTAATTGCAACTCGACAGTGAAGCAAAAAATACCCTTCACAGTAGCAATGGaaaaagttccaggcagaaacgTGTAGAGGACTAAGGCCAGCCAGTTGTGATAATAATAGCCTTTGCTGACCCAGAGCCTGGCTTGAGAACTACTTTCAGGAATTTAGGGAGTTGGGAGAGAGATTAAGGGTTGAAGCTCCATAAAAGGATTTTACATCTGAGAAAGATGTTACCTTTGATCCCACAGAGCAGCAATCCAGTGGGAGGTGATAAAGACTCTTTTCTCCTCCACAGCAGTGTATTTAGAACTTGAAAACAGAAATATCATCTGTATCTTaggataaaaatatttaaaaatatatttgaataaaaGTAGAAGAGTATATATTAAAGATGGAACACAAAAACAATCATTCAATTAATTATCTACCAAGTTCTTCTTGGTAATGCTATCATACATTCTTTATAAATTCTCAGACATAGCTTGATTTCACCACCTCTCAGTTAGTGACCTTGTCCCCCTGTATTCTGAAAATATGATGCATGAAATTTAAAGACTGAAAGGATGTAGGGGCTTAGGGCTGCATGATGGCGACAAGAGACAAGGGTGATTTTCAGGTTTTAAATGTGCCCCCCAAATGATACAGCATAGAGGAGAAAGAATACTTTTATAAGATAAAGATGATGGGTTGGGTATACTGTGATTGAAGGGGCTTGAAGCTAGAGTTCCTTACTAGGTAGTATTGTCACTAAGTTTTCAGCTTAGTAAGGAAATTGGGACAGAGATAGACAAGTGGGACTTTTTTACATTCTGGGGCTTTTGAAACCATGGGAGTGAATGCAAATGCCTGGTGCACACCTACCACAACACCAAGGATGCAAAGACTCTCGGTGTTTGTTGACTGGACAGAGTGTGCACAGTGAGAACAGAAGGAGCTAGAGGAGCACCAACTTCAAAGTTATACCTAAAAGAGAAAGAGTagcaagaaatacatatggaaaaataggaaacagACTCCATGGGATGAAAGATATTTGACAAAGAGGGAATAGCAAAGAGTGTCAAATGTTGTACATGtgtcaagttaaataaaaatggagaaccattggttgccATTCACAATTATATTACTGATGAGACTAAAATTGTACTCATAGAAGTGTGGGGACAGAATCTAGATTGCAGTGAATTGAGAATGAATGGATATAGAAGAGGTGAAGGCAAGTGTTATGGTCTGATATGAGGtgttcctcaaaagctcatgtatgagataatgcaagaatgttcagagcccagcagtgtggcacacacctgtaatcccagcggttcactaggctgaggcaggaggattaggtggtcaaatccagcctcagcaatttatcaagaccctaaGCACCTCAAAGAgaacttatctctaaataaaatatttttaaaaagactgggcatgaggctcagtgattaagcacccctgggttcaaacaatccctggtacccaaagggaaaaaaagaaaaaaagaatgttcaCAAGTGAAATGATTAGACCATCAGAGCTACAACCTAAGcagtggattaatctacttgAATGTGTTAAGTAGGTGGTAACTTTATGCTGGCAGGGggtggctggaagaagtaggtcaatgGGAGTATGCTCCTGGGGTGTATATATTTTCCCTGGCATCTAGACCAATCTTGTGTGACCCCTGCCTCTGTCTCCTTTCTGGCTGTCGTGTCCTTAACTACTTTCCTGTGCCACaaacttctgccataatgttctgcctcaccttaggtcCAGAGTTATGCAGTAGgtatcatggactgaacctctgaaacgatGAATCAAAATAAGATTTTCCCCTTCTATGTTATTATTGtgaaggtttttaaaaattttttttgtaagtggagcaaagctgactaaaacaacaagTTAGATAATGAAGACAGACTGATACTGTTTAACTGTAAGGAAGAAGCAAAGTATATACTCATAGCAGGAGACAAAGATTCAGAGAGtaagtttctatttttattttgtttttattgatttatctgtTATTTTACTTTGAAATGATAGAAACTAAACTAGAATATGAAAGACTGAACTATaatcaaaatgttttattttcaagCAGAAAACCATTCAGGCACAGATCTAGGCTCTGGGAGATGGTGTATGAGAGAGGAGAAACAGGACAGTTTCTTAAAGCCAAGAAGCCAGGAACTGCCTCTGTCCTATATCAGGAAAATGAAGTTTCCGAGTGGTGCTGATGGCACTGATAGTTGGGCTTATTGGTTAGGTGAGCATGGAATCCACAGGAGGTTTCTAAAGCTGCCTTGGAACTGTGCCGCGgtattagtttcctattgctgCAGTAATAAATGACAGCAAATTTAGTGGCCTAAGACAACACAGATGTCTTATGGTCTTACTTGACCAGAGATCTGGAGGTTGGATATTCCAAATGGGTCTCTTGGGACTCAAATCAAGGCACCAGCATTGCTGCAGTCCTGAGGgagaacccgggtcctgccttTCCTGGCTTCTTGACATTCCTTAGTTTGTCATCCCTTCCTTAATCCCAAACTCCAGCTGCCTACCATCTTTAAGTCGCTCTCTGACTCTCATACTCTCTTTTCCATCTCATACATTTTTAATGACCCTTGTGATGCCACTGGACACACCTGGACAATCTAG
This region of Callospermophilus lateralis isolate mCalLat2 chromosome 6, mCalLat2.hap1, whole genome shotgun sequence genomic DNA includes:
- the Taar8 gene encoding trace amine-associated receptor 8, translating into MTSNFSQPVLQLFYENLNGSCIKTPYSPGPRVILYAVFGFGAVLAVLGNLLVMTSVLYFKQLHSPTNFLIASLACADFLVGVTVMPFSMVRSVETCWYFGAKFCTFHSCCDVAFCYSSLFHLCFISIDRYIAVTYPLVYPFKFTVSVSGICICISWILPLVYSGAVFYTGISDDGMENLVSALNCVGGCQIVVNQDWVLIDFLLFFIPTLIIVILYSNIFMVAKQQAIKIETSMGSSETESSSENYKARVARRERKAAKTLGVTVVAFLISWLPYIIDILIDAFIGFITPAYIYEICCWCAYYNSAMNPLIYALFYPWFRKAIKLILSGEILKGSSSNISVFSEKV